TCCCAGTCCCCGAATCGGGGATCTATCCGGCGACGGGGTATGCCGATGAAACGGGAATTCCACTGTATCACGGGATTATTCGAGATTACGAGACTGATAAAACTCTGTACGAGCCGAATATCGAAGATCGGACCCGAATGTTGAGGAAGAAGCTTGTGGCAGTTGAAGACATTCTCGAAGGGGAGCGAGTGGTGATCGTAGATGAAGCGGTTATATCCGGACTTACGCTCTCAGCCGTCATCGACAAATGTCAAACTGCCGGCGCGAAGGAAATTCACGTTCGAATTCCGTCACCACCAATGCGATCCAATTGTAGTTACGGTGTTCTCTCAGAGGATGCCGATTTAATCGCAACCAACGGACACAAGAACAAAAATGAAACTGAGAGCCAGATATCCGATCAGTTCAAATTAGACAGTATCCGGTTCTTGAGTCAAGCCAAATTTGCCAAGTGTGTACCGGGTGATTTCGGGTTCACCTGTATGGACTGTTTTACAAGCGGTGAGTACGGTAGTAAACAGTAGTATGAAATGTGCAATCTTGGCTGCTGGGCGAGGGAGTCGGCTGGGAAGCATAACAAAAACGCTTCCAAAATTCTTTTTGAATTTTGACGGGTATAGTGTATACAAAATCAAATGAGCATAGTTGAAGATTTTTGCGACGAAGTTGTATTGGTTCTTGGCCATGGATTTGTAGAGAAAAAAGCAGGGGTCGGAAAAATTGACCAATACGGCCAAGGAACTCAAGAAAATATCCGAGACAATATTTATCACTGTTCACACCCTGTCGTAGAGTCTGAGATCAAAATAAATAAAATAAAAGAACAGTTGGGTATATCATTTGATATTGATATTAATATTTTAGTCATTCCGTATTGGAATGAAGTTGATAATGCGGAGTCTTGTAGGCAGGCCATGAAATTTTTCCAAGATGAGAATCTGATATTACTCTCTGGAGATAGATTTCTCTCAAAATCAGTTCTAGAAAAGCAATAAACAAGTTCGACGAAGACACTATAACGGAACCATATCATATAGTATCTGCGCTCAACAGGGTAGAAAAAATAAAACAGCTGTCAATTGGGATGAATCAGGGAGAATTATACAGTATGGCGTTTTAGAAGGATATCCAGATACGGGCGTTTTTGTCATTGATGAACGACTGACCTCCGAATCTATGCGAATATTGGAGAATAATCCTGAAAAATGGTGGCCAATTATTTTCACCGAACTTCCATCATACGTTTCTACTGTAGACCCGAGCCAGCATCATGAAATAAATATTCCCCGAGACATTCATAACCTGAGTGGCAAATCCCAAGTATTTAAATGGGGTGAGTGATTATAATATTAATTCACTTTAGTACAGTAATATACCCCAATATTTTATTTCCAGACTTCAGTCGATCACTTTTTCGAAGATTCTCTTACTAGCATTTCCATCTGCATGTTCAAAGAACTGATCTCGAATCTCCTGACGGCGGCCCGCATATTCATCGACGCCATTCACATTGGATTCAAGCTGTTCGAGCAACTCCTCAAAGTTGTTCACCCGGGGACCAGCGATGACGTTCTCATAATTAGGGTGGACCCCTCGTATCTCTTCATAAGTACTGTGGTCTGGTGTGTAGAAAATAACTGGTCGATCCAACAAGAGAAAGTCGAAGTAGATCGACGAGTAATCAGTGATGAGAATATCTATCTCCGTCAGGAATTGGTGTGAATCGGTATCTGAATTAATAAGCTGGATTGAGTTACTCTCGCTAATTCCTTCACCGATGTCAAGATCTCTATGCGGCTTGATCAGTAGTTTTGCGCTATTCTGTTGAAGAAATTCTTCAGTTCGGCGCACGTCGAGTATCGTGTTGAGATCAAGCCCTTGCCCCTCTCTTCGGGTGGGGAAATACCCAATTACCACATCAGACTGCTCAATATCTAATTGGTCTCGATCCGTATCTATACCTTCGATAGTATTCACATCATTGACTATAGCGTCAGTTTTGGGATATCCTGTGTAGATCGATGTCCCTTCGCTCAAGCCAGTATTGAGAAATCCTGCTTCAACTCCAGAATCAAAATACTCTCGGAAATGAGTTTCACAATATTGTGAACTGAAGACTGCATAGTCCGCACTATTCCAAGAAGCCATATCAACTAACAGGTTATCCGCTGAAGTGTGATTATCTGCCTTTAATGGAATCCCATGGCCCATTTGAATGACGGTTGCTCCGCCAGTACACCACCACGAAATGGCACCAGGTCCTGCATCAATGGGTATGTATCCTGCACGGAGAGTATAATAACGTGCTTTCAGAGAATTTGCTGGGTAAACTTCGTATCCCATTTTTGACAGAGTTTCGTATAGCTCGCGAGACCTTGCCAACCAGATGGGTCGAATTTCATAGCAGCCGTCTTTTTCTAAGTATTGAAATAGATATCGCCGATTTTGCGAAAATTCTTGTCCAGAAGGGAAGTCTGAGAATACCCAGATCTGCTCATTTCTCCCCACCATCTGTGTGTATAGAGACACTAGTAGAAATAGGGGAAGAGTTATATAATACTTATATGATAAGAACCGTGTAGTTCTGATTATTAACTGGATCAATCCTTGATTTCTGATTATAGTGGTGATTTCACGCAGTCGTACCATCTTCAGTGTGGAAGTAATTCTAACCCCTCATTTTAATATATACGGTTTGAAAGTGAATTCTACCAATCAGTTCACGACTACAAATACCCCATGTTCTCTAACTGTGTCCTTGTGCTCGAAGAGAGCTCAGATTCATCCTTAGATGGGATTTTCATTAGCCTCTCCAAATGTTTGTCCAACTCTTTGGCGAGCCCCGTGCCACTATCACCCGCAAATTCCCAACTCGCCTTCTCCGGCGCATACACGAGCTTCGACGAGGGAGACTTCCAGATAGCATACTGCTCGAACGGGGGATAGTCGGACTCGGGGAACTCGAGGTTATCAGTCGATTCCAGGAGGTGTACGAATGCCGACTCGCGAGATTGCTCCAATAGCGAGATACTGTTCGTCTCGGGGACATCCAACCCAGCCATCTCAAGGATAGTCGGATACAGGTAGTTCAGCTGCACGACGTCACGACGCCGCCCCGTTTCTAGTTGCCCAGTCGGATCGTGAACGAGCAACGGTACGCGGATCAATTCGTCGGCCAGAGAGTACGAATGCCCGAACATCCCATCCTCTCCGATCAAGTCGCCGTGATCGCCGAACAGGACGATCACCGTATTCTCGTACTCGCCCAAGGACTTCAGTCGGGCAATCAATCGCTCGATGAGCGCATCCGCGTGCAGAATCGAAGCCCGATACAGGTCCTTTGTTAGATCGAGGCGATTCTGGTCGATTTCGTATCGTCCCGTGTAGACCTCGTGGCGTTTGTCCTTGAGAGTCTCCTGATAGCGAACGTTCTCGTGGAGTTCTCTAACTCCTCGATCGCCGAACTCGCGATAGTACTTGATGTGCGGACGATAGACGTGGTGGACGTCGTTCAAGTGGACCATGTAACAGAACGGCGAATTTCGCTCCTCTAGGCGTTTGAAGCAGTTTTTCACTGTCCTAAGTCCCTTGTACCGATGCCTGAAAAACGCTTTCCGCCCCTTCACCAGAGGTGCTTCCAGAACTTACTTCGCGCCCTTCACAAACTGGCGTCGATTGCGTTCGTCGACCCCCTGACGGATATTCGAGATTCCGGATCCGATCATTCCCGGCATTCTCGTGTGCTCGTGTTCGAACCCACGCGTCATCCCACCGGATTTGAACCACCCGTTATGGGTGAACGAACGCGTTTCGTAGCCCGCTTCACTGAGAAGTTCGGCGAATGTCGGATGGTCCCCGAGTACTGTGTTCTCGTCGTTGACTTGGTGTTCTGTCGGATACAGGCCGGTAAAGATGGAGGTATGAACGGGAAGGGTCACATCGACAAGGGGCTCGCGCGTTCAAATACAGTCGACTCTTCGGCGAAATCGAGGAAGTCCAGCGTATCTTCTGATTCGTTCAGAAACGAACAGAAGTCATACCGGAGACTATCGACCGAAATGAGAAGGAAATTCGGATCAGGCATATCCGTGACTCGTAGTCAACAGTCAATATGGTTTTGAAATATGAGAGTGAGCTTGATCTCTTCAGCGATACCCAAGAGATTCGAGACGGTCGTTTACCGTTGTATCCACTTCCGATCCATCTTTCGTCACCGAAGGCGTTCGCGTCCGTTCGTCGTTCGCACTCGTCGTAATCCACGGAACAGTTTTGACACAGTCGATTGGGACGCCAAGCGGATGATCGTACACGCCCCACTCCCCCATGGCGTTCCCGTGGTCCGCCGTAATAGCGACGGTGTCTGCATCTACGTTCGCTAACAAAACCTCGACGTGATCCAGTACGTATCGGAGATTCTCGATGTACGACTCCCAGATCTCGTCCCTGTCTCCTCTACCGACCATCAATCCTTTCCAGACGTTGTCAAACTTGTTCCCATGACCAAGCGGTTCTGGAATGCTAGGGAAGTGCGGTTGCATGTAGTGGACGATCATCCGGTCACGAGAGTCTCCGTATTTTCGTCCGGCTTCAATGGCAACGTCAGTGACAGTGTCCGCAAGTACAGTCCCATGGTCACTATCCCACCCATAGTTGTACACGTCCTCAAATCCGAGAAACGGTTGATTCTCAACTGCCGAGCTATGTTGGTTCGCAGAAACGTAGACAGTGTTTCGTACCTCCGTTTCGTATTCTTCGGTGAACGTGGTTCGCATCCACTCTCCTGACGTCGATGCTGTCGATCGATGGGTGTCAAGTTCGGTCAGAAACGTGTACTCGTCGATCACTTCTTCCATTGCATCAACCCGACAGGCGTCGAGAACAACGAGTAAATCCCACTCATACTCGTAAATATTTGTTCCAGATTCGAACAGTGGCGAGGCTCGGCGGAGCACACCCATCCACGCCTGATCGAGAATATATCGAGCCCCAAGAACCCCTTCTTCATCAATCCATTCTTTTGACGTTTCCACGAAATCTCGAAAGCTCATTTCTTGAGAAGACAAAGAAACTACTGGATGATATTTGGTTCGCTCTCGTCACAACACACTGTCGCGATCAAACATACCCGAGATCTCGAAGGTGATCCTCAATATTTGTAATTTCGACATCATCATCGAGATATTCTCCGGACGGGACGTACGCTCCAGTATCCTTCGCTGAGGACTCCACCCACGGAACCTTCTTCACACACGGCAACAGCATCCCCTCTGGATGCCCGTAGATCGTATATTCCCCGAACGCGTTACCGTGGTCTGCCGTTACGACAACGTTCTCAGCATCAACGTTCTCCAGCAGAAGTTCGACTTCATCAAGGACGAGTCGGAGGTTTTCCTTGTATAGCTCCCAAACCTCGTCGTGGTCAGCGTCACCCGATTCGAGTAGCTTCCACCCTCTTGCCTCCACCTCAGTCGGAGATCGATCCTCTGCAAGCGCGCCAGCAATGTACGGAATATGAGGCTGCATATAGTGGGCGATCAGCCGGTCGAAGTTGGATTGCCGGGCAACCTCGACAGTTCGATCCGTGATCGCTCTCGGCGGCACTCCAAGCTCGTCTTGATGTGCAGTCTCCCAGAGCATGTCGAGTTGACCGAAGTCCTCGGTTCCGACCGACCGCCAGTTCGGCCAGCAGAACGGTACCGTCTCGTCCGGCGGATATTCTCGATCGATAAACGTCTCGTGGGTGTGTCCGTTCCCAGTTATGTACGCCGTGTTTTTGATTGCGTCAGCATAATTTTCGGAAAACGTTTTCGTCAACCACTCGTGCGAATGGCTACCGATGGACCACCGAGAGTCCACCGTCTCGATGAAGTCGTATTCGTCAGCGACTGACTTGAGGACGTCGACGCGGCAAGCGTCGAGAACGACGAGCAGGTCCCAGTCTTCGTCGTAAATATGCGTCCCTAGCGGCCATCGCGATGTTACCGTGTACCAGAGTCCCAGGTACGTTGTAAACACCGCGTGAAATAGGCCTCGAAGAGGATCAGACTGAATCTGCTCACTGTGTTCGGCAATCCAGTCCGTGAACGAACTACCCATCGTTTGTTGAACGATATCCATAGACGATTAAAGCGATACTGGTTTCGAACAGATGTCCTCGGGAATACATAACGCCCTGAAAGGCGCTTCTCGTCTCAGCCTATGAGTCAAAAGTGCTAACTATGGTACCCGAGATTGCCAGTACATGACGGATACGAAAAATTCCGCTCCTGCGGAAGCTCTCGACAACATCATTTTGTTGTCCGCGGACTCTCTCCGATTCGATCGAATCGGCGCTACTCGAAATGGAGAACCACTCACACCTCGAATCGACGAACTCGCCGAGAACTCTCTCGAATTCCAACCTGGCGTCGCGCCCGGGCCATCTACTCGTGACACGATTCCGTCAATGCTCACAGGCAAGTACCCATCTGAGTTCGACGAGTACGGTCTGCCTGCTCCCGGGTCAGAACCGCTCACGATCGCGGAAGAACTCTCGAATCGTGGTTTCGCCACTGCCGCTCTCAGCCACAACAATTTCACGTCTCGACGATACAACATCGACAGAGGATTTGACTTCTTCGACGACGTGAGCCCGGAAGCAAGAAAAGAAAACAATCGAGGGGCTTGGCGACTCTACGTCCGCAATCTCATTGAAGATACGCCGCTGATGAATCTGGCCGGTCAAGCGAACAACCTTGCAATGGAATATCTCGGTCGAAGTCTCTACCTGCGAAACGAAGCAGCTGAGAACATCACTGACCGAGCACTGGAATGGATGGACGGTACCAATGACAAGCGGTTCCTGTGGGTCCACTATATGGACACACACCACCCTTACCTCTCTCCCAAGAGAATTCAGAAGAAATTCGGACGAACGTACTCAAAGAAACACATCAAACAGCTCTCCCAGAAAACCCGCAGTGCCCAAGAGCAAATTACTGACGAAGACATCCCGGAGATGGAATACGTATACGACTGTACGGTCCGGTACGTTGACGAGCAGATTGGCCGAATTATCGATAAACTCCGCGAAGACGGCGAATTAGAACACTCCATGATAGTTGTTACCGGCGATCACGGCGAGGGATTCGGCGAGTTCGGGAAGTTCGGTCACGCGGATGAACTCTGGGATACGATGATAGCCGTTCCGCTTATTGTACATCATCCCGACAGACCAAGCACTAACGTAAACGGACAGGCGCCACTTCGGCTGTTACGTGAAACGATTGTCGACGGAAGCGGCCTTTTCGATATCACTGAAAAAGGAGCAGACTACGTTTATACCGAAGTTCCGAACTATCGCGATGATATCCAGGGCGTTCGTGGTCAAGAGTACAAATTAATCGCGCGGAATGACGACCAGATCACTACACGGCTTGCCAACGTCGAAGAAGAGATCCCAATTGAAGAGGTGCCAGACATGGAATACGAGCAGTTGGAGAAGGAACTAACTCGCGATTTCGAACCAATTCAAGTAGCAGCAGATGTCGATCAACGCGAGTTCCGGGAGGATCTAGCCGCATTAGGATACCTAGAAGAATAACATGATAGAACAATTCAGCTATCTTCTCGCTTTTGTCGAATTTGTTGCTTGGCGGTCGAAGAGGCGTTTTCTGCTTGAGCCGACCGATCACCTCCAAGCCAGTAGTGGAAGGACGAACGGAAGGTTATCATCAACTGTTTCCCGGAACTTTTCAGACAGAACGAGTAATGCCACGAAGTAAATCACAGCACCACCGCCAACGAGGAAGATAACGACCGGGATCGAGGCCCCAAGGAGTTCGCGTCCAACGAATACGGCACCAGCCATGATCCCAGCTGCCAACCACTGCTTACCGATTTCCTCAAAGGGAATGTTAAGATCGAAAATCTGATTTGCATAGTAGTATCCACCAAGTAGCGCCATCGTGGAAGATATCGTCGTGGCAATTGCGGCCCCGTACCAATTAAATTGCCAGACCAAACCAACGTTTAATACGAGATTGCTACTCACAAACGCGACGTTCACGTAGAACGTCAAGTCCGGCCTGTCGACAGCGTTAATTGTACTCAGGAACTGTCTCGAATACCCATACAAGAGACGTGAGAACGTCAAGATCAGTAGAATGTAGTACCCGGTCTTGAACCCAGGCCCATAAATGGTTAACACAATATCACCGACCAAGGCCGCTCCTACGAGGCCGGGAATGATAAATAATCCCGAGTACGCAAGACTGACTCGAAGAAGCCCAGCAATTTCAGCTTTTGATTTGCGTTCCGAGGAGATCTGGCTCATTTCTGGAAAGAGCGTCCGAGATATAGACGCTCCAAAAATAGCGAACAGCGAAGCGAGGTTCCAAGCAACCTCGTATACTGCGATAAAACTGTGGGAAACGAACGCAGCGAGAACTATCGTATCCATTGATTGGAACATCCTGTTCGTAATTGAACCGAGCCACGAGAACTGGGCGTAGGACTTTAATCGACGAAACTCTCTCCTA
The sequence above is drawn from the Halorhabdus sp. CBA1104 genome and encodes:
- a CDS encoding oligosaccharide flippase family protein, which codes for MKYGHTSIVHFLSRLVMSFAGFVATIVLTRTLGQSQYGTYVVVLSVLAWTTMVAQFGLPQAIKKRVSETNEGNYVLSGAVAQFGLYALLAVCLWIGQSYLNNFMGIQATWVLIVMLAVRIAIVLVQTILDGQHLVHISSILIPVEWTSRSIIQVALVLLGFGIGGAFAGYVVGAFVAALIGSYFITIPCGLPSRREFRRLKSYAQFSWLGSITNRMFQSMDTIVLAAFVSHSFIAVYEVAWNLASLFAIFGASISRTLFPEMSQISSERKSKAEIAGLLRVSLAYSGLFIIPGLVGAALVGDIVLTIYGPGFKTGYYILLILTFSRLLYGYSRQFLSTINAVDRPDLTFYVNVAFVSSNLVLNVGLVWQFNWYGAAIATTISSTMALLGGYYYANQIFDLNIPFEEIGKQWLAAGIMAGAVFVGRELLGASIPVVIFLVGGGAVIYFVALLVLSEKFRETVDDNLPFVLPLLAWR
- a CDS encoding sulfatase-like hydrolase/transferase, yielding MVHLNDVHHVYRPHIKYYREFGDRGVRELHENVRYQETLKDKRHEVYTGRYEIDQNRLDLTKDLYRASILHADALIERLIARLKSLGEYENTVIVLFGDHGDLIGEDGMFGHSYSLADELIRVPLLVHDPTGQLETGRRRDVVQLNYLYPTILEMAGLDVPETNSISLLEQSRESAFVHLLESTDNLEFPESDYPPFEQYAIWKSPSSKLVYAPEKASWEFAGDSGTGLAKELDKHLERLMKIPSKDESELSSSTRTQLENMGYL
- a CDS encoding CDP-glycerol glycerophosphotransferase family protein, with product MSLYTQMVGRNEQIWVFSDFPSGQEFSQNRRYLFQYLEKDGCYEIRPIWLARSRELYETLSKMGYEVYPANSLKARYYTLRAGYIPIDAGPGAISWWCTGGATVIQMGHGIPLKADNHTSADNLLVDMASWNSADYAVFSSQYCETHFREYFDSGVEAGFLNTGLSEGTSIYTGYPKTDAIVNDVNTIEGIDTDRDQLDIEQSDVVIGYFPTRREGQGLDLNTILDVRRTEEFLQQNSAKLLIKPHRDLDIGEGISESNSIQLINSDTDSHQFLTEIDILITDYSSIYFDFLLLDRPVIFYTPDHSTYEEIRGVHPNYENVIAGPRVNNFEELLEQLESNVNGVDEYAGRRQEIRDQFFEHADGNASKRIFEKVID
- a CDS encoding sulfatase-like hydrolase/transferase; the encoded protein is MTLPVHTSIFTGLYPTEHQVNDENTVLGDHPTFAELLSEAGYETRSFTHNGWFKSGGMTRGFEHEHTRMPGMIGSGISNIRQGVDERNRRQFVKGAK
- a CDS encoding sulfatase; its protein translation is MTDTKNSAPAEALDNIILLSADSLRFDRIGATRNGEPLTPRIDELAENSLEFQPGVAPGPSTRDTIPSMLTGKYPSEFDEYGLPAPGSEPLTIAEELSNRGFATAALSHNNFTSRRYNIDRGFDFFDDVSPEARKENNRGAWRLYVRNLIEDTPLMNLAGQANNLAMEYLGRSLYLRNEAAENITDRALEWMDGTNDKRFLWVHYMDTHHPYLSPKRIQKKFGRTYSKKHIKQLSQKTRSAQEQITDEDIPEMEYVYDCTVRYVDEQIGRIIDKLREDGELEHSMIVVTGDHGEGFGEFGKFGHADELWDTMIAVPLIVHHPDRPSTNVNGQAPLRLLRETIVDGSGLFDITEKGADYVYTEVPNYRDDIQGVRGQEYKLIARNDDQITTRLANVEEEIPIEEVPDMEYEQLEKELTRDFEPIQVAADVDQREFREDLAALGYLEE